The sequence below is a genomic window from Streptosporangium lutulentum.
TTGTTATGACGCAAGCCGGACCCACGAGACGGCCGACGGATACGGAGCGCCTAGGCTTATCGGCATGACTACGTGGAGTGTGCCGGGGATGCCCGATGTGGGCCGGTGCCTTGTGATGGGCGTGGTCAACGTCACCCCCGACTCCTTCTCCGACGGCGGTCAGTGGTTCGACCCCGCGACAGCCGTACGGCATGGCCTGAAGCTGGTCGAGCAGGGTGCCGACATCATCGACGTGGGCGGGGAGTCCACCAGGCCCGGGGCCGCGCGCGTGTCGCTGGAGGAGGAGCTGGCCAGGGTCGAGCCGGTCATCCGGGAGCTGAGCCGTGAGGGCGTCACGGTCAGCGTCGACACGATGCGGGCCGAGGTCGCCCAGGCGGCCGTGGAGGCCGGGGCGAAACTGGTCAACGACGTCAGCGGCGGGCTGGCCGACCCGGCGATGCCGAGGATCGTGGCCGCGTCCGGGGTGCCGTACGTGGTGATGCACTGGCGCGGGCACAGTCATGCCATGGACCGCCGGGCGATATACGGCGACGTCGTGGCCGAGGTGCGTGAGGAGCTCGCCAAGCGGGTGGCCTCCGTGCTGGCGGAGGGGGTCGCGGAGAGTCAGATCGTGCTCGACCCGGGGCTGGGCTTCTCCAAGAACGCCGAACACAACTGGGCTCTGATCGCGGGCATCGACCAGCTCGGCGAGCTGGGTTACCCGCTGATCATCGGAGCCTCGCGGAAACGTTTCCTGGGGCGGCTGCTCGCCGACACGGACGGTGTCCCGAGGCCTTTCAGCCACAGCGACGACGCCACCCTCGCCGTGACCACCCTCGCCGCGCAGGCGGGGGCATGGTGCGTGCGGGTTCATGACGTACGCCCGAACGCGGACGCCGTCCGTGTGGTGGCCGCAGTTCAGGGAGCGAGATCATGAGCGTCGACACCACCGCCGTCGAGACGGTCAATCAGGCGTTCTACACCGCCATAGAGAACGCCGACCTCGACCGCATGACAGAGATCTGGGCCGAGGACATCGACTCCGTGCAGGTGGGCTGCGTGCACCCCGGGTGGCCGATCGTGAACGGCCGGCAGGAGGTGCTGCGCTCATGGGCACTGATCATGGCCAACACGCCCTACATCCAGTTCGTGCTGACCGACGTCCGCGTCATGGTCCTGGGCGACGTCGCGATCCTCACCTGTGAGGAGAACATCCTCACCGCCGGCGACGAAGGTGATTCCAGCTTCGCGGCGGGCAAGGTGGTGGCGAGCAACACCTTCATCAGGGCGTCGGCAGGATGGCGACTCTGGCTGCACCACGGCTCCCCCGTGCTGCAGGGCGACGACGAAGAGGAAGAGGAGTCCGCGTGAGCGAGGACGGCGACCGTACCCCCGAGGAGGGCGACCCGATCCAGGACTCGATGCAGGATCTGATCAGCAACCCGATGCAAGACTGGGTCAGCGACCCCATCCAGGATCGGATCCACGACCGGATCACCGTGAAGGGCC
It includes:
- the folP gene encoding dihydropteroate synthase translates to MTTWSVPGMPDVGRCLVMGVVNVTPDSFSDGGQWFDPATAVRHGLKLVEQGADIIDVGGESTRPGAARVSLEEELARVEPVIRELSREGVTVSVDTMRAEVAQAAVEAGAKLVNDVSGGLADPAMPRIVAASGVPYVVMHWRGHSHAMDRRAIYGDVVAEVREELAKRVASVLAEGVAESQIVLDPGLGFSKNAEHNWALIAGIDQLGELGYPLIIGASRKRFLGRLLADTDGVPRPFSHSDDATLAVTTLAAQAGAWCVRVHDVRPNADAVRVVAAVQGARS
- a CDS encoding nuclear transport factor 2 family protein, which codes for MSVDTTAVETVNQAFYTAIENADLDRMTEIWAEDIDSVQVGCVHPGWPIVNGRQEVLRSWALIMANTPYIQFVLTDVRVMVLGDVAILTCEENILTAGDEGDSSFAAGKVVASNTFIRASAGWRLWLHHGSPVLQGDDEEEEESA